GTCTCGCAGAGAGGCTTTAAACCCAAATTTTTGGTAAATAAAAGAAGTAGCCTATTTATTTGGCTGTGATCCCACACGTGACAAAAAGCATTGTGAGTGCCAAACGTCTGCCAGAAACTACCGCCCATGTCAGAATTATCCGTCAATCGTGGCAACTCGGCTTTCTTGAGGGGGAAGTAAGTGCGGGTAACTTCGAGTGGCATTTCCAATGGCATTTTCGCCGAGGAGAACTGTCTGTTAAGCCTTCCCAAGGTCGCGCCCTGATTAAAGAACCACTCGGTCGCTTCTTAGAAAAACAGGATTATCAGCTAGAACCTGGGGGAGATTATGCTTTTACTATTAGGGCTGAACTTTAGTCATTGGTCATTAGTCATTGGTCATTGGTCATTAGTCATTAGTCATTAGTCATTGGTCATTGGTCATTGGTTATTGCTAGTTAGGCGATTTAAGTATCTTTCAATTAGGAGGAGGGCAACTATGTCATCTATGGGTCGTGGTGGCTGTCTCATGCCCTGTGGTAAGAGTTTTGTGAGTCCTTTGGGTGGGTACATCTGCCAATAGCGATCGCGTGCTTCTAAGGTACTGTAGCGCTCATCTACTAAAATTATACTTAGTTGCTCTACCAATGCTTCTCGCAGTTGTTGCTTCCACTGTTTAGATGTGGTTTGATTACCCATGACTAGCAAGGAAACGGGAAATTGTTGACGCAGTGTTTCAATGGTCGCGATCGCCTTTTGTGCCGTCACCACTTGGTGATAGTACAATTGCCTATCTAGTCCCATGACTGCTAGACCACATTTATCTTTACCGGGATCGAAGCCCAAGATCACTGGTTGTGTTGGTGAAAATTCACTAAAAGTCATAATAGATACACTTAAATTCGAGTAATATTTTTATGTAATTATTTTTAAATTTTTAGGTGCTAAGAATCACTTTACCGTTGAAAATTGCCAATAGCTTTATTCTTAAAGGCCCTGCGGTATAAGTATCCTCCCTGGCGATCGCTTTAATTTCTAACGGTTGCTCATACTGTCTTAATTGTAAGAAAAAGCGTAAATGAGAACCTTCTCTTAACACACCCTCGACAATTCCGGCATTACGCGCCCGAAATTCCGAAGCAGAAATCACCAAATCCAGTCTTTGTGATAGCTGGTAGGATGTCATAGTTTTGGGGTCAGCAGTAGTTGTAGCTAGTACCTCGCCTTCGGAAAAGATTAATTGATTTCGGGCTGCATCCGCAAAAAATTCTATCTGGTTTTCTCCCCTCACGTAATTACCCGCAGAAAAGATTCGCACAACGTACTCTTGACCATCGTTAATCTGCTGGCTGAGTTGTTCTACTCTTTCCTGGGTAACGCGCAGCAGCTCTTTATTTGTGGGATTTTCCCCAGGTTCAGTTAATTGAATGTTGGCATTTTGGTTAGCTGCTTGCAAAAGTTCTATTACCGCTTGACGGGCTGCACTGGCTTGATTGACGCGAACCAGGTTTGCAGCTAGCACTTGATTGCGAACTAGGGCGAGCTTACCTAGACGTAAGTCACGGTATGACTGATAATATTGTTCCAGCCTTGCCACTTCTTGTTCTAAATAATTCTGTTGTTTTTCCAATTCTTTCAGGCGAGATTCCCTTGTGGCTATCACTTGCTCTCGCGAAGCAATTTCTTGATTGCGTTGTTTGATTAGTCCATCGAGTTGGGCAATTTTGCGATCGCGCTGGTCAATAGCTGTTTTAGCTTCCTCAATGGCTGTTTTCGCTTGGGCATAAAGTCGTTCCCGTTCTGCCTTCAGTTCTTCAATAGCCCCCTGCAAAGTCTCTCTTTGATCGTAAACGCTTTGCAGTTCAGTTAAGGCTTGTTTATATTGATTTACTACTTCACCTAACTGCTTTTGGGTACGTTGAAGTTGAGTTTCTGTTGCTTTTTGTTTAGCGTTAGCTGCTTGCAAAGACTGATTAATTACCTGCAACGCTTGCTGTGCCTTGTTTTTTTCAATTCTAGCGGTGCTTAACTCAGTCTCTACCTGACTTTTCTCAGTTTCCGCAATTTGGAGCTGTTCCCGGTTGTTTCGCAGGTCTTTTTGAATATCTTCTAGCTCAAATACCCCCTGCCGCAATCCTTCATCAGCAGCAAATAATATGCCTAATGTTGAGGCCGAAATCAATGCCCCCGTAAAGATTGTTACCAATACAGCCGTTTTTTTAGGACGCAGGTTAAACAGTGAGAGGCGTGCTTTGCCAACTCGTGTGCCAATGCGATCGCCCACGGTGGCAATTACGCCCCCCAAAATTAAAATCGCTGCGATCAGGATGTACCCGGTGGTCATCTTTAGCTACCGAATTGGTTCCAGATACAGCCTACTACTTTCATTCATTACCTTGCAGAGGATGGAAAATAGGCAATAGCTGAAATTACTCACGATTGTAGACTTACCTCCAGCTATGGGTGTCATTTTTAAGAACACAACACTTGCCACTCCACCTCCGAGATTGCTTTTAAGTGAACTGCCTACTTAAGGTAACAGGTTTATGCACAGTAATCTTCTTTTTGTGGATAGAAATCATCTCTTTTTCACGCAAGTCCCCTAGTAAGCGAGTCACGGTGACACGAGTAGAACCAATTGCTTCAGCGATCGCCTGATGAGATAGCTTCAGATCAATCGTAATCCCATCTGCACAAGGAACACCAAAATCACGACAAAGAATTAACAAAAAACTCACCAATCTCGAACCCATATCCCGGTGAGCCAAGGTTTCAATCATCATCTCTGTTTGTAAAATCCGCGAAGAAAGGCCGCGCAGCATCAACATTGATAATTCTGGATTTTCCTTAAACGCTTGCTCTACCTGTTCAATTGGCGCTGACAGTAACTCTACAGGCGTAAATGCCACTGCATGGTAAAATCTATCTGACTTATTTCCTGTCAGTAATGACAGCACACCAAAAACACTATTTTCCCGCAGCAGTGCTACCGTTATTTCCTCTCCTGCCTCGTACACCCTGGAAAGTTTCACAGCACCCTTCAAAAGAAAATAAACTCGTTCAGCAGGATCGCCGGGAAAAAATATTGTTTTATTGCGTTCAAACGTTTCTACAACTGGAGGAAATGCTCCGGTCGCCATCTGACGAAATACATTTGCTAGGGCTTTATCTTGTGTCACGATCATCTCCCTTCCCCTACCCAATGCCGGAAAAACAAAAACTGATTACCTAAGAATACACCTGAAAAATCAATAAAGCACCGTCAACCTTTCTGTACATTCCTATACTCAAATCCATAACTTCATAGTTATTTGTTCATAATGATACATAATTTTTGCTGTTTTTAGCTAGTAGTTGTTATAAGTTCTCGCACAGTTGTGGTCGTCAGGTTTTTTCCCAAAAAGTTCACGATATCTTGAGAATATCTTCAGGATTATCTGGAGAAACTTTTCAGAAAACAGTTCTCCTGATGATCATTTTTGCAAATTATGTGCAGAAGCAAGACAAACTCGCCTCAGATTCTAGTATTGTAAATATGCTCCTAATGATTGATCACATTCATAATTTATATGCTTAATCTGACTGGAAAAAACGCCTTAGTTACAGGAATTGCCAATAACCGCTCCATTGCTTGGGGGATTGCTCAACAACTGCACAAAGCCGGAGCCAACTTGGGTATTACTTACCTACCAGATGAGCGAGGCAAAATGGAGAAAAAAGTGGCGGAATTGGTAGAACCACTCAACCCCAGCTTATTTGTTCCCTGTAATGTCCAAGACGACGCACAGGTCGAATCTACCTTTGAAGCCGTCCGGGATAAGTGGGGAAAATTGGACATCCTCATCCACTGTTTAGCCTTCGCTAACAGAGACGATTTGACTGGTGGTTTTAGCGAAACCTCACGTTCTGGTTTCAAAACTGCTTTAGAAATCAGCACCTATTCGCTAGTGCAGTTAAGTGGTGCGGCTAAACCTCTGATGACAGAAGGAGGTAGCATCATTACCCTGACATATTTGGGCGGTGTGAGGGCAATTCCTAACTACAACGTCATGGGAGTCGCGAAAGCCGGCTTAGAATCTAGTGTACGTTATTTGGCGGCGGAACTCGGACCGCAAAACATTCGGGTAAATGCCATTTCTGCTGGGCCGATACGCACATTGGCATCTTCGGCAGTAGGCGGAATTTTAGATATGATTCACCATGTAGAAGAAGTAGCTCCCCTGCGACGCACTGTGACGCAGCAAGAAGTAGGCAATACTGCGGCTTTCTTGTCTAGCGATTTAGCTAGTGGCATTACAGGGCAAGTTTTGTACGTAGATGCAGGCTATGAAATAATGGGGATGTAGTCATTGGTCAATCAATTTTGGATTTTGGATTTGCGATTTTAGATTGCAGTTCAATCCAAAATCTAAAATCTAAAATCTAAAATCTAAAATTCCCCAGCTATGCAAACAAGCGATCGCCTAAATTCAAGTTACACTGCTCGTGTTGCCTCTGTTCATCGCACCACGGGCGAAACTGATATAAAAGTTACTATCAATTTGGATGGTACAGGTATCTGTACAGCAGCCACCGGGATTCCGTTTTTGGATCATATGTTGCATCAAATTTCTTCCCACGGGCTGATTGATTTAAATGTCCAAGCCCAAGGAGACTGGGA
The window above is part of the Nodularia spumigena CCY9414 genome. Proteins encoded here:
- a CDS encoding pre-16S rRNA-processing nuclease YqgF yields the protein MTFSEFSPTQPVILGFDPGKDKCGLAVMGLDRQLYYHQVVTAQKAIATIETLRQQFPVSLLVMGNQTTSKQWKQQLREALVEQLSIILVDERYSTLEARDRYWQMYPPKGLTKLLPQGMRQPPRPIDDIVALLLIERYLNRLTSNNQ
- the ntcA gene encoding global nitrogen regulator NtcA, encoding MIVTQDKALANVFRQMATGAFPPVVETFERNKTIFFPGDPAERVYFLLKGAVKLSRVYEAGEEITVALLRENSVFGVLSLLTGNKSDRFYHAVAFTPVELLSAPIEQVEQAFKENPELSMLMLRGLSSRILQTEMMIETLAHRDMGSRLVSFLLILCRDFGVPCADGITIDLKLSHQAIAEAIGSTRVTVTRLLGDLREKEMISIHKKKITVHKPVTLSRQFT
- a CDS encoding DUF3084 domain-containing protein — encoded protein: MTTGYILIAAILILGGVIATVGDRIGTRVGKARLSLFNLRPKKTAVLVTIFTGALISASTLGILFAADEGLRQGVFELEDIQKDLRNNREQLQIAETEKSQVETELSTARIEKNKAQQALQVINQSLQAANAKQKATETQLQRTQKQLGEVVNQYKQALTELQSVYDQRETLQGAIEELKAERERLYAQAKTAIEEAKTAIDQRDRKIAQLDGLIKQRNQEIASREQVIATRESRLKELEKQQNYLEQEVARLEQYYQSYRDLRLGKLALVRNQVLAANLVRVNQASAARQAVIELLQAANQNANIQLTEPGENPTNKELLRVTQERVEQLSQQINDGQEYVVRIFSAGNYVRGENQIEFFADAARNQLIFSEGEVLATTTADPKTMTSYQLSQRLDLVISASEFRARNAGIVEGVLREGSHLRFFLQLRQYEQPLEIKAIAREDTYTAGPLRIKLLAIFNGKVILST
- the fabI gene encoding enoyl-ACP reductase FabI, giving the protein MLNLTGKNALVTGIANNRSIAWGIAQQLHKAGANLGITYLPDERGKMEKKVAELVEPLNPSLFVPCNVQDDAQVESTFEAVRDKWGKLDILIHCLAFANRDDLTGGFSETSRSGFKTALEISTYSLVQLSGAAKPLMTEGGSIITLTYLGGVRAIPNYNVMGVAKAGLESSVRYLAAELGPQNIRVNAISAGPIRTLASSAVGGILDMIHHVEEVAPLRRTVTQQEVGNTAAFLSSDLASGITGQVLYVDAGYEIMGM
- a CDS encoding DUF3146 family protein, with the translated sequence MSAKRLPETTAHVRIIRQSWQLGFLEGEVSAGNFEWHFQWHFRRGELSVKPSQGRALIKEPLGRFLEKQDYQLEPGGDYAFTIRAEL